Within Solea solea chromosome 1, fSolSol10.1, whole genome shotgun sequence, the genomic segment TTCGCATTCCCTTCGTCCCATAATGAGAATCTGGACCCTGCATGTCGGACAAAGGGAAAGCTGAGCTTAATGGTAATATAGTTTAACAGCATAGTAGAAGTTTCTTAATCCTGTTTAATATGTAATATTCACTCTATTTACGACAATTACCAGACCTTGAGTGTAGCACAGGCAGTGTAGCTGACGTTGGGTAGTATCTCCACAGGTTCTTTAAACATGACTCTGAAGGTGTTAGCTGAGCCATCACAGCTGAAGCCTGTATCATTCTGGCCCAACACTGTGTTGCTGTCTGTATGAATTATCTGCATGAGGTGAAGGCAAGCATAAACATCCAAAACATCaagacagagagcgagggagaaaCAAATGTACAGATTCTACCCATTAGATACAATTCTGCTTCATAAAGGCTAAGCCTCTTGCACTGAGGAAAGGGAATTGTTGCATATGTGGAGACACATGCTGTGGAAAAACTACCtaatacaaaaatattttgGTGCTATGTCACTAAACTCTTTAACCAccctttttatttgatttgattttgactGCCGACTGAACGGGCAGCTTTAAGCATCCATACCTGTATGTTGACCTGGTAATCTGTGGGCCCGTGTATGGAGCCGTAGAGGCCGAACCCAACCACAAATATCCTTCTGTTTACCGAGAACCTGGGAGGAAACAGGGAGTAGGAATATTTTCAGAAAGCAAAATACAACAATCATTTACTCTAAAAttactgaaagaaaagaagatttcaatttgaaatgCCTGAAAAGTGCTCAATCATAAGCATATGAGAAAAGAAGAGTTTTTAACCTGGACTCAAAAATATTCATTTGGTGCTGATTTCAGTTCCACTGGTAGCTTGTTGTTGACATATTTGGTTTGAACTCTGGGCTTGACTAACTCCATATGACTGCTGAAGATCAGATCTGAGACTATCGGCACATCAAAGTTAAGGACTCTGGCTTTGGTTTGTAGAGACTGTGACTCCAGGTATTTACTAACAACAGTCCTCTCTTTATTgccaaaaacaataacactaaCCACAATAGTCTTGACAGACTGGAATCTAGTAAATAATCATTTATCAATTTAAGGGCATTTCACTAAATTTGAATTCGATTTTTGACAGAAAAGCCAGACTCTTCCCTCACCGTATGCGATCGCTTGTTCCACTGTAGCCCCAGCGGCTCTCCACCTGTCCAAAACGTGTAATGCTGCATTCCTTCCCACGGAGGCAGCAGCGAGGTCGGTCGATGAACTCTACACGGGGCTTTGGGTTTACTGTGAAGTGGAGGAAGAGACTTACCACCTCTCTGTCTGTAAGAATATTAGACTGGGCTGGACCTTTAGACacaatgaaataacaaaaaaagacaaaaatcagAGTTTGGGGTGTGCATTTGGGAAAGAGTGTGACAGCATAACAAACTGAGGTAAAGAAACGCTGTCATTTACCTGCAGCAAATTCCTCAATGGTCATGAGAGGGAAGCGAATGAGTGTCAGGGCTTTGCCCAGGACTTTGCGTTTGTTCTCAGGTGTGGGCTGTAACTGCTGCCTGTGAGTTTCAGCCTCTGCCCAACGCACCGAAGCTCCAAACAAACGCACCTCCCTTACCCCTAGAGTATCCCTCTCCAACACTGCTACCAATGTATCTAAAGGAGGGAGAGATTAAAAAGCAAAAGGCAATTTTACACATGGAAACAAACAGTCTTCAAAGGAATGACAATACTCAGGATGGGAGAGGAGAAATTACCCAGGTCTATGTCTGTAAAGCCTTCAGCAGCAAGAGCGTCTCCAGTGTTCTTATCAATATTTTCTAGACAAAGGCTGGCAAGCTGAGGCTCATCAAACAACCTCGCCTGAAAAAAGAACATGTCACAGTTTGAGAAATGCATTTGTACATGAGAAGATGGTCTAGTTACACATTCACAAAACTGAcaacagcaaataaaaaagttaatgaTTTAATAAAATCCATATGGAACGATATCCTCCATGAGCTTCAAATATGCAAGTGAAAAATGCATCTGCTAAACCAGAAAAGAAATATGACTATCTTCTGTGATGTGTGGTGTTTATCACACAAAAATATCTATTTTCCCCTCTGCAACAGTGCAGAGGGGAAGTTCACACCTGATGTGATGTGTGCAGTTCACACCTGATGTGAACTGCAGTATAAGGAACTGTGGCATTGTGCACAtggatgaaaacatttttgacacatgtgAATGACTTATGATTTGTGTCtaaaacaatgatgtcaaaGAAACCATTTGCTTCTACTAAGCCAATAACAGGATGACATTCAGTGTGCAAGGGAGGAGACCTGTGTTAGCAGCATGAAAGCGTTGTCTGCTCTGAGGTTTTTCTTGAGGAACTCCACACAGTGAGCCTCCAGGGCTGGCACTGCATACTTCTTAGCTGTATAGAGTGTGGTCATCACAGTCTCAGGCCCAATCTGGACTTCATCAGAGTAGAGAAACCTGGAGGAGTGCCACAATGTGTCATCAAGGTAATAATTTAAAAGCATAACTTTTTCTGAGACTAAATGCTAAATTTGACTATTTACATGCAATAAATATGCCACTTATATATTAATAACAACTCGAAACCTCCACCAAGCCAAGGCCACACAGGTTTACCagtggcacagcactccccCATCTTACAACTTAAACAATTGTTTAAATGTCCAAATCACCAAATTACAATTTTTACTACATCCTCAGAAAATCTAATTAAAACTTGTCTTCTTTTTTATAACGTTGCTCTGAGACAGACAAGTACacataatcaaatcaaaataaagactagacatgacatgacaggactagggctgcagctaacaacTGTTGTTCTCATTATCAATTAACATCATTTTCTATTAAtagattagttgtttggtccatgaaatggtGAAAAACTTTAAGCTGTGTCTCCCACACCACAAAGTTACAATGTTTacaaaatatcttgttttgtccactgaCCAAAATATTATTTGTTCATAGTTTCATTGTTATTCTAGAAGAGCAAATCAACACGATAATAACTAAGTGTAGGAGGTTGAAATATGAGATAACAAACGATCAAACAGTTAGTAATTCTTCAAGTCATCGTTTCTTTGTTGCATCGCTTGACATGCAAACCCTCCCTTAAAATGTCTAATCATGTCGCTCCTTACTTTAGCAGAGCTAGAAAAGCAGCTGGTTCCACATCAGGGAGCTCGATTTCCGTTGAGGTCGTCGCCATCCCACCGTTAAACATCGCATCGAACACTGCGCTACCCACAGCCAGTACAAACCTGACAATGAACAGactgagtcagcagcagcagcagcaacatgcgCTCATATTGTCAGTGTTGTTCACGCCGCAGACACACGTCTTACCTGTGCGCAGGTATCCTCTGAACACCCATCCCTTTCCCCACTAAGAAATGAACGTCACTGAGCACCTCGTTGTTGAACAAGAAAGCGAACCTCTCCTTGACGGTGCTCTTCGTAGCCTGCCAGTTGTACACGGGCTCTCGGTACACCAACACTGACGCAGCAGCCGGGGTGGCGGTGGGCGCTGTCGACAGAGCCGCGTTTGACGCTGCGGTGGCTGCCATGTTGGACGCCGGGGTAGCCATGGCTCCTGTTGCCGCAGCACCTGTCGCAGCGGACTGCTGCAGAGAGTTCTGCGCAGTCGGCGGCGGTCCGGTCGAAACACCGTTGCTGTCTCCGCCGCCAGGCCCAATCTGCGGGTTGGGACGCCTCGCTACTCCTGGCGCTCCCCCAGCCGCACTGACCGCTCCGCCGTTGGAGGCTGGCATGGAGAAAACGCTGTTGCTCGGCTGGCTGTTTCCCAAAGGACCCGGACCGGAGAAATTAAGGCAAGGAGGCCTGCCACTGTTGTCTCCCGCAGCCATCTTGAAGCTAGCGTCTGCGTAAACAACACACTTCTTCGTTTTGTATATCTGGTAGTCTCAACGGGCATGCCTTGTCTTTTCTGCCCCCTGGCGTTTAATATTGGTAATACACGACACCATCGACGTTTACGGAAGGGCAGTTTTTCTCACACCACtttatgatttattaattaTAAGTAAatcatataaatatttatttactacaaataaatcatcaaattTTTGAGCAATTGTTGATCAAATTAATTGATAGTTCCTTTCAAAATTCCGTCCACATATAGACAGTTTAAAACCACATTATAGGCATAACAGGCATTTGAGTTCAGGCTTTGTGTTTAGTGCTTCATCATACTTCTGACATAGTCACACAGACCTCTGCTACCCCTGAAATTACACAATTAAACACAACTGCACAAGTGGCTGCTTGGACCCCCCCTGCTCACCAGGAAGAAGAACATTttagtggttttattttgtagttgaaaaattgctcatttagtgcacatttgcaaaTCTGTTCTAAATAAAGTAATTAAACTGGTTTCCTTGTTTAATTCGAGGTCAGTAAAACAACATTTAGTGTTTTTACAACTACAAGTCACAATAAAATTACGAATAGTCAAAATTACATCACAGTTGTTTGTAATTCCAGATAATCAAGCTTCAAAGGCTTACCAtagctctgtttttgttttttatacaaGCCTATCGAAGCACAAGATGGGGGCCTATGTAGAGCAAGACCCATTGCCTTAAGTACTTATAAAATACTTATACTATTACTttgctatgaaaaccaaacccttttttttattttaaagcatttacaCACGCATAACATACTAATGTGTtgtatattaaatgtatatCAATAAATCCCTCCTTTAAAAGAACGAAAACGCTCTGTAACgctgagaaatatgaatgaaattcCTCGTCGTCTTATTGTTCATTGAGGACATTACACTGGTATTACATCCTTCCTCACTCCACTCCCTGCTGCTACTCATCAAGCGTGACGTCAGCGCGGCGCGGCAGAGCTGTCCTCGCGCGCGGAGGGTCCCGCCTGCTGCTTAAACAAGATGGCTGTACGCGCAGGAggagcagtagcagcagcagcaccggaggaggaggataacTGAGGCTATGCAGAGGAGGAAGGACAGGGGGAGACGAGGGTTTGTTTCACTCCTGTGCGCCTGGTCCTGCAGTCAGAGTAGCGGCTTCACAGAGGAACGGACGCCGTGACACGATGCTGCTTTGTGACCGTTACCTGTCAGGGTGACGGCTGCTTCACTTGCGTgtctttattgttattagcTTTTCTTCTAAACTCAGCACCAAACAGACTGAGCAAACAAATCACGGAGCACTCGGCAGCAGAGGACAACCGGGGACGCTCACTACATCACGCCGCTGACAGAGATGTCCCTGCTGTGCGTGGGAGGTAAGAAATACCGGAACCTCCATTTACAAACGCTCCCGTGTTTGGAGTGAGTGAAGCcgcagcatctgtgtgtgtgtgtgcgggctGACAGCCCGTGTGgaccgagcagcagcagcgggttTATGCTGAATAGTCATTAAATCACAGGGATGGTGAGcgaatactgttactgctgctgaatCGATCACATATTAGTTCCATCTactgttactgtgtgttttcataaatGCGTTTTATCTTGACAGCGAGCATAAAGGTGATATAAATCCACAGGTTCGTGACTGAGGGATAGTGCGCGCGCGACAGACGTTAACATGCTGGTGATGGAGGTTCATTTAATGTATGTGAGGATGAAAACCTCTTAttcctgttcctgtgtgtgtatgtgtgctcgTTTTAGTTGCCTCTACAGGACATTTTGtgttataaacactgacaggtCCAGTAGTCATCCTGGGGACCAAAGCCGGATCCTAATGATGCAGAACATCCTTTGGTTTGGAAGTCAGGGTTAAGATGTGAATTGTGTGAGTTGGCTGGTTATGAGTAAGGCTTTGGTCCAAACGAttgaaatcaatgcagtgtcctcacaagaatagctgcagctgctgtgtgtcgTTCTTGCGTGGGTCGTCAaaaagaggaggacgaggaaaaGCCCCTGCCGCTGCCGCACCGCTCGCCGCACCGCTCACCGCATCCGATCTGCCGCTTTGCTGTAGTCGTGAGGGAATACTCGCAGCCGAATGGAGGTGCGCGTCACTCCTCGACGTTTTCCCTGAAGCGATGCGTCACCTCCGCCCACCAGACTCCCAGAAAGCACCTGATGATGCTGACTCTGTTGGCTCTCCGTGCCATGAATAAGCATCTGCTATGACCGACACACAACTCCTCCAACTTCACACCCTATCTGCTGTGGCAAACCGTTTTATCATGGAATAGCTAGTCTGGATTTGTGTGCCAAATATCTGTAAATCAGTTTTCAGTCCctcaaaatgaacatttcagatAAACATAATGACAGTCTTCAAATCCAGAACTTCATACAGGACAAataatgtcacttttttatgttaatgtgtATGGGGTTTCATTACAGATATTTTGAATTCACTTGTAGGCATAATTCGAGTTGTGACAATATCCTGACTattaactcattggctgccagccattttcaggGCAATGGTCGAATTGACGTCTACAGCAGTCAATGGCAGCCAATTATTCCAGTtcaagattcattcattcattcatcttcttccgctttatcctccacatgatgagGATCCTCCACatgttgctggtgccaatcccagctgacatagggcgaaaggcggggttcaccctggacaggtcgcaaCTTCATCACAGgcccacacagagacaaacaaacatccactctAGGATTTTTCAAATAATATTTGCACATTACCTTTTCTGTCTGATCAACTAATATATCAAACTGTAATCAAGATGCATCATGAGCATATGTTTGTAAATTATCGTGTAAAGGTGTTTTTGGGTTTCCATGAGCTTGAGAACAAAAGGACAGTTACCTTTCATACAGTATGAGTCGAGTCCCGTCAGGCCCACCCACTGACGGTCCCTGATCTGAGTCAGTCCCAGTGTTCTTCATTCATAAACACTGGGTGCAACACTCAGTGTCATAGCCTACGAGACTTGGCAGAGAGCCCCCTTTCTGTTCCTGTTACATCATTCATACGTAACTGACCAGAGCTATTTCTGGCCTCCACAGTACTTTGTGCTTCTTGAATAGGCAGCATTTCTTCAGCGCATCTGCAGAACCAGCAGAATTCAGACACAGATTAACTCTGAAAAACTTAGCCCCCTTTCCTGCAAATACTTTCCAGTCCACTTTTCTCCCTGTCTTAATttggaaaataaatcacaaagtgTACTACTGTCTCTGTCAGCACTTGCAAGGAGTGCTGCTGCAGACCTGCCTGTACTGTGTATATGATCCTTCAGAGTTGGGCTCTGTCCATCTGAATCATGTCAGTTGTGGTTTTGACATTGGGTGGCTGAACTCAGCTCACCCACTCCTTACTTATCATTCATTGACTGTTCAACCTGAAGGCTTTGCTTGATTCCTTGTCTGCCTTCTTGCCAATCTGCTTACTTCCCACAAGGCCGTGTGCTGTGTCAGACAAACTTCCTGAATGAAGCACCTACTCCAAAAGAGAAAAGGCTTTGCACAAAATTTACTAGTAGGTTTTATAGATACACATACTCTgattaaagaattaaaaaaacagctgatgtttTTATGCTCCTAAGTCATTTAATCAGGTGGTAATAGATGGTTATTTAGACTGGACCTCTTTTGAAATGAGGGTATTCCTATTACCTACATGTCAGCCAATCTATACAGTGCTTCACAGGCTTATTGTTTATGGGTTGCAGgcacttgtatgtgtgtgtgttggggtcTTCTTAACTGCTTCAATACATCCAGTTGTGATAAAATGTCTCTGAGGATGTGTGGACGTTTTTCATCGTAACTCTCACAGTCAGAGGTTTATGACTGTGTGCTATTATTAAACGTTAGCGTCCCACTGTTGAATATACTATTTCCTTTTTATTGATCCTTCTCATGTAGCGACATATTTCCAGAACTGTTGTTGAGTGTTGACACTAAAGCTCGGCAAAGGAACAGGCTCTGATTTGGTCTGCCTGAATAATTATACCATGGCTTGGTTTCATTTTGGTCTATCAATTAGTTTTTatctcctgtttgtttgtttttttacataaactGCAACTCACtggatattctttttttttctatttctcctTAAATCCTACATGGTTGTGCATGTacatcccagtagatcagcagtttctgcagCCTGTCTGGGTCCAACAACCGTgcttcaaagtcacttaaatcactttcatttccagtctgatgctcagtttgaatggCTTGAGATGGtggtcttgaccatgtctacatgcttAAATACGTTTtgttactgccatgtgattggctaattagatatttgtgttaacaagcagttgaagagttgtacctaatgaagtggcAGGTGATGTTTGATGTGAGTGAGTCACTGCAGTTAAGTGAAAGCaatgtgaaacagaaacaaaacaaaataaaaagtgccATACTGACTCAGAgcaattttactttttttttttacttttcattttgtgCTAGTTACCATGGCGACCGGGGCCAGTGCGTAGAACACTGTGAGATAAGTCATGAATTGATGTTCACATCACACATTTCTGAGGAGGTGATAAAGGTAAAGGTTTGCTTACATAGTGTGTTGAGCTTCtatttgcattttattgatAAAAACTTGTGTGCATGATGATATATAAACCTAGTCAATGTGGTGTGCAGAtcttctggtgtgtgtgtgcactatttgttacctctttaggaccttttctggcatagaCACTGACACTTGTCAGGACCAacagtcctaatgaggcagaacgtcATGGTTAACTTTAgagctaagatttaaattgtggttaaggtgagggttaggcattaacaaATGCTTGTAGTTATTCTCAaagatcatttattttaatccaCATATCtgaatgcattttattatactgtaaaatacaaaataaataactacCCGCTCCCACCATACTACTACAGTATACCAGCACTCCAATTCTAATTTCTGTGAATTCAAATACTAAGATACACTGGTTTTCTGCAGGTGTTTCCAGCACTGTGGGTTGGGTTTGCTTTGTGTTCTAGGCCTTGTGGCCAAAAAAGGTAGAGCTCGTAGTTTAAATATGCATAGTTGCAATTTTGTTATGAATATGTTACATTTTTATGCAGGGACAGGAAAAAgtgtattaaataaaaaaagatttaaatattgttatagtaaatagatttttatagcatgttaaatatatacagtgtgttttgATTTATCTTGAATGATATCTTGTTGCCTGTTGTTTGTGTAACAGCCAAAGCAGAGGGCTGGGGAGTGTTccgaaataaaaacagatggcagaaagtgtgtgtgtgactatgtctctctctgtgtttccacaGTGAAGAAAGCCAAACTGGATGGACCCCAAGGTAAGACTTGGCCTCCTGGCAACAGAAATAGGCAGATCACTCAGGAGGAGAGCCTCACTGTCATAAATCTTTAGGAGACCAAGGACACGTTATGTGATTCAGTCATACAATGCATGTAAATGCAGGCATGGGAAGTTAGATAATGCACAGTATACCATTATACCTGCTGGACGGACCCAGtgatctttattgtttttttgaatgCAGGGATGTTTCATCTCAACTTATCCAGtccttctctctttccttgGCAGATAAGTTCAACACTTATGTGACTCTGAAGGTGCAAAATGTGAAGAGCACAACCATTGCTGTCAGGGGCAACTTGCCCAGCTGGGAGCAAGACTTCATGTTGTGAGTCCTTCATTATCCTCTAATAATgctctcttttttctccactgcttgtgtgcatttgtgttttttcctctcttgttTTCCATCAACCTTTCTTCCTTCCCTGTTTTTCACTCCTCCATCCCAAGTGCCCTTTATCCCTGCGTTCCACATAACTCTTCCTCCCTGCATCCGCAACTCTGTATCATGTGCTTTTTCACCTTCTCACACTGCTTCACACTTCTGCCCCTCTCTTCCTAATCCTTATTCCCAACTTTGGCTACCTCCCagctcctcttttctctttcttctgtcacTTCCTCTAAACAGAGCCTCTTGATCTTTATTTGCTCAGCCCCACCTTCTCCtcttcccccctcctcctctctataTTTCAACTTCACTTTTCACCTCATATTCTCCCTTCCCTCTCCTCATATCTTTGCTCTCTAGGCCTCTCAAGCAAGATTTGTTTTAGCTTTATTTTAGAATGAATATTGGAATCATTAGATCATTTAACAAGTAGCCGACATGCAGAGTGATACAGTGTGGTATTAACAACGAAGCCCTGTGCATCTGTGTGAGGCTTGGAGGCGTTGAAACATTGTTCTGGGATTGCATCAGTAAAGTAGTGTTATGTAATGTTTGGGCTGTAGAGAGAGCCTCATCCCCTCCTTCAGGATGCCTTTGACTGACTGTGCCCCCTCCGTCACAGCCATGAATCAAACAGGCACTCTTTAAAAGGAGTCACCACTGAGATGGGATTTCCAGTCCTCCTTTTTCTTAATTAAAGTTCCCACTTTCTCGCTCCAGGCATGCGATACAATCACCGGCTCCACTGCCATCATCACACTTCTCCCTCccctcatttattttctctatgcTTCCTGCTCTCTTTTTTATGCTTaatgccagttttttttttagaattacaCCCACAGAgatgtgttttatatttctgacagTGAAGCCCACAAGTACTTACTGCACATCTCATCTGTGTGTTTAGTATTTATGTTAAAATTGAGTGGAACAGGGGGTGGATGGCGTACTCAGAGttgttacataaataaaaaaaagcagtgtaGCACTGTAATATGTATAAATACTTTACAGTCTGTCAGTACACTAGGTAATATAAGCAAActaaaataaagtcaaagttATTATCATCCAAAAAATCAGTCCCATTAAtataaattattgtttttattttatttttttcgttAAAAGATAATTTCATGTATTTTGGTTTAGGGACCTACAGCAATGTACCAACTagcaaccctaaccctaacccagctcTCAGTATGTATTTGAGTTTAAGTACAATACTGTCCTTTGAAATCTAAAATAGAGGCAAATGGAAATAGTCAAGCCaatacacacactgtacctcATGCAGGAGTACTTGATCAAAAACATTGTTCTTAGTTTTCtatatttctttctctttgcagTGAGATCAACCGCCTTGACCTGGGTCTGACGGTCGAGGTGTGGAACAAAGGGTTAATTTGGGACACCATGGTTGGCACTGTGTGGATTCCCCTCCAGAACATCCGGCAGTCAAACGAGGTTTGCCACTCATCACAACCACTTGAGAAATGCTGTAGTGGAACACTCTGTTCTCAGACACACTTCAGGGATTTGTAGCAGTGATGTTGGTCAgactttattgttatttttgtatcATCTGTGCATCTTTCCGTTCCCAGGAGGGTCCAGGGGAGTGGCTCACACTCGACTCTCAGGTCATTATGTCTGATAATGAGATCTGTGGCACCAAAGATCCCACTCTGCACCTGGTGCTGCTTGACACACGCTTTGAACTGCCTCTTGGTGAGAAGAAATCAATAGTCACGTCAAATTCACAAATCAACCTTAGGTGGACAGAATCAGAATATATTGGGCGTTATCAAGCCTTGAGGAAAGCGGAGAAAGTCTTGAATAaattgtgtatatgtatacagttaATAGTGATGTATGAACACCAGCAATCTGTGACTGATTAATTATCCTGATCCACTTTTCAGTATTTGCACAGAtgtcagagagaaaaatgtttgtgtCCTTTCTTAGTGATCATCAAGCTGTCCTCCTCTCAGCATTGATTAGGTGTGATTTCCACACTGTTTCCTCTAATCAATATTGTATTGCAAGTCTAGGGGCTAAGTGTTCTGGgtcaaataaaatgtgcagtTGGGTTGAATCACAGAGGACAAAACAATATTGAGGTATAGTGTTTGTGGTATAACTATTttaagatttctttttctttgtttcctgaGTTTATGTGTTTTGTCGTTCTCAGATATCCCAGAGGATGAAGCACGGTACTGGGCCAAAAAACTGGAGCAGCTCAACGCTATGAGGGACCAAGATGTAAGCTGTATGATTTAATATCGCAACATATAGCCACATTTTAGGAACATGCCCAGTGAAGTGGATTATAAACAGTATGTTACTCGTTACAAGATCAAATGTTACTTTTGAAACGGCAGTCATGATTAATATAATAACCATTTACATAGTTTTTAAgtctttctccttttctctgtcaCAATTTTCTCAGTCACCATCATGTGCACTTGTAATTTTTCCAGTATTCATACCAGGAAGAACAGGAACGCCCTCTCCGTGCGCCAGGCACCCAGTGCTGTAAGTAACTGATCGATGTTTGCTCAAACTAGTCATTTGTTTGTGCTGAACAAGAGAATTATGTGTTTAGCTGTTGAAATGTAATAAGATTGCTTTAGGTCAGCCTGTGCATTATGTGTGTAACCACACATGGGTTGTTTTGCGTTAGACGGGAAGAAGGTCTGGATCATTACACAGTAAGGGATCAATAGCGATATCGGATGTCCGGAGGAGTGCTGCTCCAGGATGCTTAGTGTGTTTTGACTCCTGGCCCGGTCTGCTGAGCTCGCTGAGCCAGCAGTCTTGGGCAGGTGGAGCCCACTCCACTCCCTCTGTGCTCTCTTTCCATACACCTGCTCCAACTGGGAACTTTGAAGCATCTATAATGTGAACGCATGCTTATGTTTTGacatcagttcagttcagtattGACACTTCTTCTTGTTCGATCACAGGTAATTGGAACCTATGGGGAGACCAACAAAGTAAGAGCACATGCAGTACATTATGTGCATACAGTGAGTACATAAATGTTTTGTGAGTCCTACATGTTGAGATAGAGAGTTTAGCTACTTATTTATAGTAAACATGGGGGGGCTTCCCCCACTCTGTGTCCCCACTACACTGTTATACAAACTGTACAATTTCACACACTTAATGCTATTAAATGGCTTAGTTAAACTATGTCTTAATAGTTCTATATTGCAAAAGCTATGCTCAGTGGCATTGTGTCAGAGGGCTGACCTTTTGCAGTATCCCACAACACCTTCAATCAGAAGGGAGAATTCCACAAAGAGGTGGTCCTCTCTTCTCCAGGTCTCTGGcttaaaataaaaggggaacGTTGATGGCAGCCAACAGGACATTAGTGAGCCAA encodes:
- the LOC131455733 gene encoding BTB/POZ domain-containing protein 2; the protein is MAAGDNSGRPPCLNFSGPGPLGNSQPSNSVFSMPASNGGAVSAAGGAPGVARRPNPQIGPGGGDSNGVSTGPPPTAQNSLQQSAATGAAATGAMATPASNMAATAASNAALSTAPTATPAAASVLVYREPVYNWQATKSTVKERFAFLFNNEVLSDVHFLVGKGMGVQRIPAHRFVLAVGSAVFDAMFNGGMATTSTEIELPDVEPAAFLALLKFLYSDEVQIGPETVMTTLYTAKKYAVPALEAHCVEFLKKNLRADNAFMLLTQARLFDEPQLASLCLENIDKNTGDALAAEGFTDIDLDTLVAVLERDTLGVREVRLFGASVRWAEAETHRQQLQPTPENKRKVLGKALTLIRFPLMTIEEFAAGPAQSNILTDREVVSLFLHFTVNPKPRVEFIDRPRCCLRGKECSITRFGQVESRWGYSGTSDRIRFSVNRRIFVVGFGLYGSIHGPTDYQVNIQIIHTDSNTVLGQNDTGFSCDGSANTFRVMFKEPVEILPNVSYTACATLKGPDSHYGTKGMRKVTHESSTTGTKTCFTFCYAAGNNNGTSVEDGQIPEVIFYT